A region from the Rosa rugosa chromosome 6, drRosRugo1.1, whole genome shotgun sequence genome encodes:
- the LOC133715443 gene encoding uncharacterized protein LOC133715443 isoform X2: MEAQSLKEDNPKLQSLEEDPKSKGLEEEDTKLQSLKEDDHKSQRLKEEECKSHSSEEDLKLNSLEEDPKSQSLKEEDLKLQSLEEEEPQSQSLKEEGQDCLGDPRFNENALQFLDSMDGYLTLLDSLSWTLRQGWLQLASARHSMGGSRVSSAVLDMKPHSAATFLQVSKQSNPGAGLGEIHHFTLLKWASSDNGNGAPHRDASPQLRQRKDKDGDSAPVTAEDDFQHQLQKERFKSLSVFGALVSPKLRAAQLSFETALEALVEIANMRSLMLSNFHEVRKEMESANGKQ; encoded by the exons ATGGAAGCACAGAGCTTGAAAGAGGACAATCCTAAATTGCAGAGCTTGGAAGAAGACCCTAAATCAAAGGgcctggaagaagaagatactAAATTACAGAGCTTGAAAGAAGACG ACCATAAATCACAGAGattgaaagaagaggaatgtAAGTCGCACAGCTCGGAAGAAGACCTTAAGTTAAACAGCTTGGAAGAAGACCCTAAATCGCAGAGCTTGAAAGAAGAAGACCTTAAATTACAGAGCTTGGAAGAGGAAGAGCCTCAATCACAGAGCTTGAAAGAAGAAGGACAAGATTGCTTGGGAGACCCTAGATTCAATGAAAATGCATTGCAATTCCTAGATTCAATGGATGGGTATTTAACACTATTGGATTCTTTGTCTTGGACACTTCGGCAG GGATGGCTGCAACTAGCGAGTGCGCGCCATTCAATGGGTGGGTCGCGGGTGAGCAGTGCTGTGTTGGATATGAAGCCCCACTCGGCTGCTACTTTTTTGCAAGTCAGCAAACAATCCAATCCAGGAGCAGGGTTAGGGGAAATTCATCATTTTACATTGCTGAAATGGGCCTCCTCTGATAATGGAAATGGAGCTCCACATAGAGATGCGAGTCCGCAGCTAAGACAAAGAAAGGACAAGGATGGAGATTCAGCTCCGGTTACAGCTGAAGATGATTTTCAACATCAACTTCAGAAGGAGCGGTTTAAATCACTTTCGGTGTTCGGCGCTTTGGTTTCCCCCAAGCTACGGGCGGCTCAGCTCTCATTCGAAACTGCACTCGAAGCACTTGTAGAGATTGCTAACATGCGATCGTTGATGCTCTCCAATTTTCATGAAGTCAGAAAAGAAATGGAATCAGCAAATGGCAAACAATGA
- the LOC133716586 gene encoding plasmodesmata-located protein 8 codes for MTDFPYWSPSEFNTKKHPVLSVSHHHGITTHPTQSHNTKTIEIHQVIAILVLIMSNLHLHSSISKTILALRISSLFFLFSSLNTTHGSPIKANIFIYAGCSQEKYQPNSPFEANLNSFLTSVVSSSSQVSYNAFSVGNGTSTSPEGAIYGLYQCRGDLKIFDCSKCIESAVNQVTLVCPYSYGASLQLQGCYVRYEHAEFLGKLDTSLRYKKCSKTVHEDVEFFRRRDDVLADLQGTSGFRVSSSGLVEGFAQCLGDLSQNDCSSCVADAVGKLKSLCGSAAAVDVFLAQCYARYWASGYYDISDSSNEDQVGKTVAIIVGVVASLAILIVLLSVCRKTMGRY; via the exons ATGACTGATTTTCCCTATT GGTCACCATCAGAATTCAACACCAAAAAGCATCCAGTACTCTCTGTCTCACACCATCACGGCATCACCACCCACCCAACCCAAAGCCACAATacaaaaacaatagaaatccaccaagtgATAGCCATATTGGTACTCATCATGAGCAACCTTCACTTACACTCTTCCATTTCCAAAACAATCTTAGCCCTGCGAATCTCttcccttttctttctcttttcttcactCAATACCACCCATGGCTCCCCAATCAAAGCTAACATCTTCATCTATGCAGGCTGCTCACAAGAAAAGTACCAACCAAACTCGCCCTTTGAAGCTAACCTCAACTCTTTCCTAACCTCAGTTGTTAGCTCATCCTCTCAAGTCTCTTACAACGCCTTTTCTGTCGGAAACGGAACCTCAACATCACCAGAAGGTGCCATTTATGGCTTGTACCAGTGCAGAGGTGACTTAAAGATTTTTGACTGTTCGAAATGCATCGAAAGCGCGGTGAATCAAGTCACTCTAGTCTGTCCCTACTCTTATGGCGCCTCTTTGCAGTTACAAGGTTGTTATGTTAGATACGAGCATGCTGAGTTTTTGGGCAAGCTTGATACAAGTTTGAGGTACAAGAAATGTAGTAAGACTGTACATGAAGATGTTGAGTTCTTTCGGAGAAGAGATGACGTGCTAGCTGACTTGCAAGGGACTAGTGGATTTAGGGTTAGTAGTTCAGGCTTGGTTGAGGGTTTTGCGCAGTGTTTGGGGGATTTGAGCCAAAACGACTGCTCTTCTTGCGTCGCAGATGCTGtgggaaagctgaagagtttgTGTGGGTCAGCAGCTGCGGTAGATGTGTTCTTGGCTCAGTGTTATGCTAGGTACTGGGCTTCTGGCTACTACGATATCTCAG ATTCCTCTAACGAAGACCAAGTGGGAAAGACTGTGGCCATTATCGTGGGGGTGGTAGCAAGTCTAGCTATTCTCATTGTTCTTCTATCAGTTTGCCGGAAAACCATGG GTCGTTATTGA
- the LOC133713335 gene encoding pectinesterase 2, which translates to MASRFFLTLSFMLYLSPFVLGYSVNDLKTWCSQTPNPQPCEDLLSHNKNQIPIKQKSQFFQISTQLALDRAMHAQTNFLSLGSKFENPRAKAAWDDCLELYDHTIQKLNTTINPNTKCTQEDAQTWLSTALTNLQTCREGFSELGVSDFFLPVMSNNVSNLISNTLSINNVPYNPQPAYKDGFPTWVNPGNRKLLQTTSPKANLVVAKDGSGNYKTVTEAITAASKRSGTARYVIYVKAGTYKENVVIKSKNIMLMGDGIGKTIITGSKSVGGGSTTFNSATVAVTGDGFIARDITFQNTAGVSNNQAVALRSGSDLSVFYRCSFEGYQDTLYVYSDRQFYRECNIYGTVDFIFGNAAVVLQNCNIYVHNHQTNTVTAQGRSDPNQNTGISIHNCKVMAASDLVVSSTKTYLGRPWREYSRTVFMKTYLDSLINSAGWLEWSGTFALKTLYYGEYMNTGPGSSTSGRVKWAGYHVITSSSEASKFTVDNLIAGSSWLPATNVPFTAGL; encoded by the exons ATGGCATCTCGGTTTTTCTTAACACTTTCTTTCATGCTTTATCTTTCTCCATTCGTACTTGGTTACTCTGTCAATGATCTCAAAACATGGTGCAGCCAAACCCCAAACCCACAACCATGTGAGGATCTTCTGAGCCATAACAAAAATCAAATCCCCATTAAACAAAAATCCCAGTTCTTCCAGATATCTACCCAGCTAGCCCTAGACCGGGCCATGCATGCTCAAACCAACTTCCTTTCGTTGGGCTCAAAGTTTGAAAATCCACGTGCAAAAGCTGCATGGGACGATTGTCTAGAACTCTATGACCACACAATCCAGAagctcaacacaaccataaacCCTAACACCAAGTGCACCCAGGAGGATGCTCAGACGTGGCTCAGCACCGCTCTCACAAACCTCCAGACATGCCGAGAAGGGTTTTCTGAGCTCGGGGTGTCGGATTTCTTTCTGCCTGTTATGTCGAATAACGTTTCTAATTTGATCAGCAATACTCTTTCCATTAACAACGTACCGTACAACCCTCAGCCAGCTTACAAAGACGGGTTTCCGACTTGGGTTAACCCCGGGAACCGGAAGCTCTTACAGACAACTTCTCCGAAGGCGAATCTCGTGGTGGCCAAAGACGGGTCGGGGAATTACAAGACGGTGACGGAGGCAATAACTGCCGCGTCGAAGCGATCAGGCACCGCAAGGTATGTGATATATGTGAAGGCAGGGACATACAAGGAGAACGTTGTGATAAAGTCAAAGAATATTATGTTGATGGGAGATGGCATAGGGAAGACTATTATCACAGGAAGCAAAAGTGTTGGAGGAGGTTCTACAACCTTCAATTCAGCTACAGTGG CTGTAACCGGAGATGGGTTTATTGCTCGTGACATTACATTCCAAAACACTGCCGGCGTATCAAACAACCAAGCAGTGGCACTCCGGTCTGGTTCAGATCTTTCAGTGTTCTACAGATGCAGCTTTGAGGGGTACCAAGACACCCTCTATGTCTACTCTGACAGGCAATTCTACAGAGAGTGCAACATTTATGGAACCGTAGACTTCATTTTTGGCAATGCTGCTGTGGTTTTACAAAATTGTAACATTTATGTACACAACCACCAAACCAACACTGTTACTGCTCAAGGTCGGAGCGACCCTAACCAGAACACAGGGATTTCCATTCATAACTGTAAGGTTATGGCTGCTTCGGATTTAGTCGTAAGTTCAACCAAAACGTACCTAGGAAGACCATGGAGGGAGTATTCTCGAACAGTTTTTATGAAGACGTACCTTGATAGCTTGATTAACTCGGCTGGTTGGTTGGAATGGAGTGGTACTTTTGCCCTAAAGACTCTGTACTATGGTGAGTATATGAATACTGGCCCTGGTTCATCTACTTCAGGTAGGGTTAAGTGGGCAGGTTACCATGTCATAACTAGTTCTTCGGAGGCTTCCAAGTTCACTGTTGATAACCTCATTGCTGGTAGTTCTTGGTTGCCAGCCACCAATGTGCCTTTTACGGCTGGTTTAtaa
- the LOC133713862 gene encoding bidirectional sugar transporter SWEET6b-like has translation MVHTDARFVVGVVGNVISGGLFLSPIPTFIQIWRKKDVEAFDPKPYLTTVLNCLFWCYYGLPFVNPNSILVVTINGIGLFIELIYLIIFFYYAAAKGRKSVVTYFICELTLFGALVAATMLAIPEHKMVMNRRLRAVIVGVICDFFNVLMYGSPLFNLRDVIKTKSVKYMPFTLLVANFLNGCCWTSYALIGKVDYFILISNGLGAIFGALQLIVYARYYRTTPKDEDFSSKTTNEVQLCTNV, from the coding sequence ATGGTGCACACAGATGCTAGATTCGTGGTCGGTGTGGTTGGAAACGTGATCTCTGGTGGCCTTTTCCTCTCCCCAATTCCTACGTTCATACAAATATGGAGAAAAAAAGATGTGGAAGCTTTCGATCCAAAACCTTACCTTACAACAGTGTTGAACTGTTTGTTCTGGTGTTACTACGGATTGCCATTCGTTAATCCAAACAGCATTTTAGTTGTCACTATTAATGGAATTGGGCTATTTATAGAGCTCATATATCTTATCATATTCTTCTATTATGCCGCAGCAAAAGGACGAAAGAGTGTTGTTACATACTTTATATGCGAACTTACTTTATTTGGGGCTCTGGTGGCTGCAACTATGTTAGCAATACCTGAGCATAAGATGGTGATGAATCGACGTTTGAGGGCTGTCATAGTTGGTGTGATCTGTGATTTTTTCAATGTTCTTATGTATGGCTCTCCTTTGTTCAACCTGAGAGATGTCATTAAAACTAAGAGTGTGAAATATATGCCGTTCACTCTCTTAGTGGCCAACTTCCTGAATGGTTGTTGCTGGACATCCTATGCTCTTATTGGAAAAGTGGACTACTTCATTTTGATTAGCAACGGTCTCGGTGCAATTTTTGGAGCACTTCAATTGATAGTTTATGCAAGATACTACAGAACTACACCAAAAGATGAAGACTTCTCTAGTAAGACTACAAATGAAGTGCAGCTTTGTACTAATGTCTAA
- the LOC133713872 gene encoding mavicyanin-like, with protein MALRNTILIFFVAMAFLSTCSGATASGAVYRAGVVYHVGDSSGWSIFPDYNNWTSTKDFHMGDTLLFTYDKMFHNLMQVDGKDYQSCNTKSPMVVYDTGSDAINLKKPGDYYFICGRNFEPEWYAMTLKEPGHCQAGQKLHVKVTLPIPNHHMVASPIPAPAPK; from the coding sequence ATGGCTTTGAGAAATACAATCCTGATTTTCTTTGTTGCAATGGCTTTTCTGAGCACTTGTTCTGGTGCAACTGCATCGGGGGCTGTATACAGAGCTGGGGTTGTTTACCATGTTGGTGACTCCAGTGGGTGGAGTATCTTTCCTGACTACAATAATTGGACTTCCACAAAAGACTTTCATATGGGAGATACTTTACTTTTTACCTACGATAAGATGTTCCATAATTTGATGCAAGTCGATGGGAAAGATTACCAATCGTGCAACACTAAGTCGCCCATGGTCGTCTATGATACTGGATCTGATGCTATAAATCTTAAGAAACCTGGCGACTATTATTTCATCTGTGGTAGAAACTTCGAACCTGAGTGGTATGCTATGACTCTCAAGGAACCCGGCCACTGCCAAGCCGGGCAAAAACTTCACGTCAAGGTCACTCTACCGATACCAAATCATCATATGGTTGCAAGTCCCATCCCAGCACCAGCACCCAAGTGA
- the LOC133715443 gene encoding uncharacterized protein LOC133715443 isoform X1 encodes MEAQSLKEDNPKLQSLEEDPKSKGLEEEDTKLQSLKEDGSKSLEDPKSQNLKEEDHKSQRLKEEECKSHSSEEDLKLNSLEEDPKSQSLKEEDLKLQSLEEEEPQSQSLKEEGQDCLGDPRFNENALQFLDSMDGYLTLLDSLSWTLRQGWLQLASARHSMGGSRVSSAVLDMKPHSAATFLQVSKQSNPGAGLGEIHHFTLLKWASSDNGNGAPHRDASPQLRQRKDKDGDSAPVTAEDDFQHQLQKERFKSLSVFGALVSPKLRAAQLSFETALEALVEIANMRSLMLSNFHEVRKEMESANGKQ; translated from the exons ATGGAAGCACAGAGCTTGAAAGAGGACAATCCTAAATTGCAGAGCTTGGAAGAAGACCCTAAATCAAAGGgcctggaagaagaagatactAAATTACAGAGCTTGAAAGAAGACGGTTCTAAATCACTAGAAGACCCTAAATCACAGAACTTGAAAGAAGAAGACCATAAATCACAGAGattgaaagaagaggaatgtAAGTCGCACAGCTCGGAAGAAGACCTTAAGTTAAACAGCTTGGAAGAAGACCCTAAATCGCAGAGCTTGAAAGAAGAAGACCTTAAATTACAGAGCTTGGAAGAGGAAGAGCCTCAATCACAGAGCTTGAAAGAAGAAGGACAAGATTGCTTGGGAGACCCTAGATTCAATGAAAATGCATTGCAATTCCTAGATTCAATGGATGGGTATTTAACACTATTGGATTCTTTGTCTTGGACACTTCGGCAG GGATGGCTGCAACTAGCGAGTGCGCGCCATTCAATGGGTGGGTCGCGGGTGAGCAGTGCTGTGTTGGATATGAAGCCCCACTCGGCTGCTACTTTTTTGCAAGTCAGCAAACAATCCAATCCAGGAGCAGGGTTAGGGGAAATTCATCATTTTACATTGCTGAAATGGGCCTCCTCTGATAATGGAAATGGAGCTCCACATAGAGATGCGAGTCCGCAGCTAAGACAAAGAAAGGACAAGGATGGAGATTCAGCTCCGGTTACAGCTGAAGATGATTTTCAACATCAACTTCAGAAGGAGCGGTTTAAATCACTTTCGGTGTTCGGCGCTTTGGTTTCCCCCAAGCTACGGGCGGCTCAGCTCTCATTCGAAACTGCACTCGAAGCACTTGTAGAGATTGCTAACATGCGATCGTTGATGCTCTCCAATTTTCATGAAGTCAGAAAAGAAATGGAATCAGCAAATGGCAAACAATGA